The Verrucomicrobiota bacterium JB022 genome contains a region encoding:
- a CDS encoding thioredoxin domain-containing protein codes for MKKISPLLALLCWFATALNAAPALYAVKIHADWCVVCKRLEPAFEAAQSELKEADVAFLKFDLTSDATQAASQEKARELGLEALFAQRLPTGIVVVYDPETQEIRQILKVNRSGAQMAEAIRELLAQES; via the coding sequence ATGAAAAAGATCTCCCCCCTGCTCGCCCTCTTGTGCTGGTTCGCAACCGCCCTCAATGCGGCACCGGCGCTTTATGCGGTCAAGATTCATGCCGACTGGTGCGTCGTCTGCAAACGCCTGGAGCCCGCGTTTGAGGCCGCTCAGAGCGAGCTGAAGGAGGCAGACGTCGCGTTCCTCAAGTTCGACCTGACGAGCGATGCCACCCAGGCCGCCTCTCAGGAAAAGGCTCGCGAGCTGGGCCTCGAAGCGCTGTTTGCTCAACGACTGCCTACGGGGATCGTGGTGGTTTACGATCCCGAGACGCAGGAAATCCGTCAGATCCTGAAGGTGAACCGCTCCGGCGCGCAGATGGCCGAGGCGATCCGGGAGCTGCTGGCTCAAGAATCGTAG
- a CDS encoding HAMP domain-containing sensor histidine kinase: MANGKPHVAAPRFWSVVLPLGLALLTVYGGVLFAIGWEMRAALRESLMARDAELLQSVAARELEQQQPIPGLGYDFLSLALEVSELKGVVGVALYSPEGSIEQTVPRSLYPSPLEESARLQLEEGGGYSRFHPGLRLDSIFRDASILNPEQDTLMEVWVLLRDPQTGEALRLLQYWLDAGSLAADFAALDQRLLAQYGLAFGLGGVLIVALVAVGFARVRRLNLALVERTHELERVNEELVLAAKTSALGTISAHLLHGLKNPLAGLQRHLARQPQLEEASRVADRMQQMLQETTRMLRQHQRDSQRRYSVNDLSDLLRDAVKDRAEEAGVVLEVSEAPEVELPMKDLNLVALILQNLLTNAIEATPPGREVTLHFDHRPERLCCRVMDEGPGLPDAVHAHLFTPVTSTKEGGTGLGLAISHLLARQVDAELVLEFTGPQGTTFRLDVPVVTPPAGWGRHSPANAYDS; this comes from the coding sequence ATGGCGAACGGTAAACCGCATGTCGCTGCGCCGCGCTTCTGGTCGGTGGTATTGCCGCTGGGGCTGGCGCTGCTCACCGTCTACGGCGGGGTGCTCTTTGCGATTGGCTGGGAGATGCGTGCCGCCTTGCGCGAGAGCCTGATGGCGCGCGATGCGGAGCTGCTCCAGTCGGTCGCGGCACGCGAGCTTGAGCAGCAGCAGCCGATCCCCGGGTTGGGTTACGACTTCCTGAGCCTGGCGCTGGAGGTGAGTGAGCTGAAGGGCGTGGTGGGGGTCGCGCTTTATTCGCCCGAAGGCAGTATCGAGCAGACGGTGCCGCGCAGTCTGTATCCCTCGCCGCTGGAAGAGTCTGCCCGGCTTCAATTAGAGGAAGGCGGGGGCTACAGCCGCTTTCACCCAGGGCTGCGGCTCGATTCGATTTTTCGCGATGCCTCGATCCTCAATCCCGAGCAGGATACGCTGATGGAGGTGTGGGTGCTGCTGCGCGACCCGCAAACCGGCGAGGCGCTGCGGCTGTTGCAATACTGGCTCGATGCGGGCTCGCTGGCGGCCGATTTTGCCGCGCTCGACCAGCGTTTGCTGGCCCAGTACGGGCTCGCGTTTGGGCTCGGCGGTGTGCTGATTGTGGCGCTGGTCGCGGTCGGCTTTGCCCGGGTGCGCCGGTTGAACCTGGCCTTGGTCGAGCGCACGCACGAGCTGGAGCGCGTCAACGAAGAGCTGGTGCTGGCCGCCAAAACGTCAGCGCTCGGGACGATTTCCGCCCATCTGCTGCACGGGCTGAAAAACCCGTTGGCCGGCCTGCAACGGCACCTTGCGCGACAGCCGCAGCTGGAAGAGGCCAGCCGGGTGGCAGACCGGATGCAGCAAATGCTGCAGGAGACGACCCGGATGCTGCGCCAGCACCAGCGCGACTCGCAGCGGCGCTACTCGGTCAACGATTTGAGCGACCTCCTGCGCGACGCCGTCAAGGATCGGGCCGAGGAGGCGGGCGTGGTCCTCGAGGTCAGTGAGGCGCCGGAGGTAGAGCTGCCGATGAAGGACCTCAATCTTGTGGCGCTGATCCTGCAAAACCTGCTGACGAATGCCATCGAGGCGACGCCGCCCGGTCGGGAGGTGACGCTCCATTTCGACCACCGCCCCGAGCGGCTTTGCTGCCGGGTGATGGACGAGGGGCCGGGTCTCCCCGATGCGGTGCACGCGCACCTTTTCACCCCGGTTACGAGCACCAAGGAGGGCGGCACGGGGCTGGGGCTGGCCATTTCGCACTTGCTGGCCCGTCAGGTCGATGCCGAGCTGGTGCTGGAATTCACCGGGCCGCAGGGCACCACCTTCCGCCTCGATGTGCCGGTCGTTACCCCGCCGGCGGGGTGGGGGCGTCATTCGCCCGCCAACGCCTACGATTCTTGA
- a CDS encoding type II toxin-antitoxin system RelE/ParE family toxin translates to MKILYHPAFERELTSAAEWLEEHEAGLGRRLIEEVESGISRILRRPQSFRRDLGARRCAVNRFRYLIYFEYVKEESLVRVLALAHTSRQPGYWRRRLR, encoded by the coding sequence GTGAAGATTCTCTACCACCCTGCCTTTGAGCGGGAGCTGACTTCGGCTGCGGAATGGCTGGAAGAGCACGAGGCAGGCTTGGGGCGTCGGCTGATCGAGGAGGTAGAGTCGGGCATCAGCCGGATATTACGACGCCCACAAAGCTTTCGCCGCGATCTCGGGGCACGGCGTTGTGCGGTCAATCGCTTCCGCTACCTCATCTACTTCGAATATGTGAAGGAGGAGTCGCTGGTGCGTGTTTTGGCCCTCGCGCATACTTCCCGCCAACCGGGGTATTGGCGGCGTCGGCTGCGGTAG
- a CDS encoding sigma-54 dependent transcriptional regulator has translation MAKLLADQRVLVVEDERFWRDELCDYLEEQGADVLPVGTLQEARTAAADWEPDFALLDVHLPDGSSLELLRDEVFGPTTAVVVMTAEGGVQLAVEAMRLGAADFLAKPFEPEALPLVLRRARDNRRRDRIEQHQREAQKQSVGGIYFGQALTTLQHELQRILQAEQRLRHHLPPVLIEGETGTGKSTLARWLHEQGPRASQPLVQVNCATLPDTLAESELFGHEKGAFTDARANRIGLFEAAHGGTLFLDEISSLSPAVQAKVLTAIEDRSIRRVGGNRSIPVDVRLVTASLHDLGELVHEGKFREDLFHRLNLLRLRLPSLRERRADVPALADHLLDGLKRRYRLPEVKISPRGYRELQAYAWPGNLRELGHELERALIFIEGDTLNFPHLGQASLGAEPEGEGLPTLLNPYWAFPAEGEFNLEQALQELGMVLIQQALDRCEQNVSAAARLLGVPRDYVRYRLKTTGEGDA, from the coding sequence ATGGCGAAGTTGCTGGCCGATCAACGGGTGCTGGTCGTGGAAGACGAGCGTTTCTGGCGCGATGAATTGTGCGACTACCTGGAAGAGCAGGGCGCAGATGTGCTCCCGGTGGGGACGCTGCAGGAGGCCCGCACGGCGGCGGCCGATTGGGAGCCGGATTTCGCCTTGCTGGATGTTCATTTGCCCGACGGAAGTAGTCTTGAGCTGCTGAGAGACGAGGTTTTTGGCCCCACGACTGCAGTGGTGGTGATGACGGCTGAAGGGGGCGTGCAGCTGGCGGTGGAAGCCATGCGCCTGGGGGCCGCCGATTTTCTGGCCAAGCCGTTCGAGCCGGAAGCCTTGCCGCTGGTGTTGCGTCGGGCGCGCGACAACCGGCGGCGCGACCGGATCGAGCAGCACCAGCGCGAAGCGCAGAAGCAGTCGGTCGGCGGCATTTACTTTGGGCAGGCGCTGACCACCTTGCAGCACGAGTTGCAACGCATCCTGCAGGCCGAGCAGCGCTTGCGCCACCACCTGCCGCCGGTGTTGATCGAGGGCGAAACGGGCACCGGCAAGAGCACTCTGGCCCGGTGGCTGCACGAGCAGGGGCCGCGCGCCAGTCAACCGCTGGTGCAGGTCAACTGTGCGACCCTCCCAGATACGTTGGCAGAGTCGGAGCTTTTTGGGCACGAGAAGGGGGCGTTTACCGACGCCCGGGCCAATCGAATCGGCCTGTTTGAGGCGGCGCACGGGGGTACCCTGTTTCTCGATGAAATTTCGAGCCTCTCCCCTGCCGTGCAGGCCAAGGTGCTGACGGCGATCGAAGACCGCTCGATCCGGCGGGTGGGGGGCAATCGGAGCATCCCAGTCGATGTGAGGCTGGTGACGGCGAGCCTGCATGACCTGGGCGAGCTGGTGCATGAGGGGAAATTTCGCGAAGACCTGTTTCACCGCCTCAACCTCTTGCGGCTGCGCCTGCCTTCGCTGCGGGAGCGACGGGCCGATGTGCCGGCGCTGGCGGATCATCTGCTGGATGGGCTCAAGCGCCGCTATCGGCTGCCGGAGGTCAAGATATCCCCGCGCGGCTACCGTGAGCTGCAGGCGTATGCGTGGCCGGGCAACCTCCGCGAGCTGGGGCACGAGCTGGAGAGGGCGCTGATCTTCATCGAAGGCGACACGCTGAATTTCCCACACCTGGGGCAGGCGAGCCTGGGCGCGGAGCCGGAAGGGGAGGGGCTGCCCACCTTGCTCAACCCGTATTGGGCGTTCCCTGCCGAGGGCGAGTTTAACCTGGAGCAGGCGCTGCAGGAGCTGGGGATGGTGCTGATCCAGCAGGCGCTCGACCGGTGCGAGCAAAACGTTTCGGCGGCGGCGCGCTTGTTGGGGGTGCCGCGCGACTATGTGCGCTACCGGCTCAAGACCACGGGCGAGGGCGATGCGTAA